The Candidatus Bathyarchaeia archaeon genome segment AAAGCTGGGCCTTTCAGTTGCGGACAAACCCTCCTACGCGTGTTTAAGCTCAAGGATACCGTTCGGGGAGAGGATAACAGAGGATAAGCTTAGAAGGGCTTGGATGGCGGAGCGAGCGGTGAAGAGTTTGACGGGTGCTAGGCAAGTGAGGGTAAGAGACCACGATAGCCTCGCCCGCATAGAGGTAGATGAAAAGGAGAGGAGGCTTTTCTTCAGCGAAGATGTCATGGATAAGGTCGCTTCGGAGCTGAAAAGGTTGGGGTTTAAATACGTAACGGTGGATTTAGAAGGGTACCGGTCTGGGAGTATGCTTCACGCTTTAAAGTGGGAGAAGGTTAATTAACGATAATTTTAGACTCACATCTTTTGCCATTTTGGCTATGTAGACCATTCGGGTTATGATCAGTCAGAGTGGTGATATGAGCCTTCAAGAATTAATTAATTTTAAGCCGTGGAGGAGGGCTTTAACTGCGAACTCAGCTGACTGTGAGCCTTACACGTCCATTTGAATTCACGTCTCTCCACGTCCCCCATCGCAGATTTTAACGTCCCCATAGATTGTCCAAGTTGTTGGACATTCCTCTACCATTTTTGCTTTCTCATCGACTTGCAAGTTTTCTTCATTAAATGTCCTTCCACAGCTTGAGGGCAGGCTCAGCGGACGTGACGACCGTCCCAGCGGCCCAGTCGCCTAACCTCTGCTTTTTACTCGACCTCCAAATCAATATCGCCCCGATGATGTATAGGAAGGGAAGGAAGTCGATGAGGCGAAATCCATTTCGAATGAAAGCGGCTTTAAACTCGCATTTCGACCCATCCTCCATGACGACCTTAATGCCGACTAGCTTCTTCCCACCAGTAGCGCCTAAGAAGCCTTCAAGCAGGAAAAAGTATAGGAACGAGGCAGTCGTCCATATCATAGCCGCTGTCAGAAATTTGGGTTCTGTAATTTCCCATGTTAGGGATCTGTAAAATCCATATCCGATGGCTACATAAATTATGGAAAGGATGACCCAGTCGACGATCTGGGCCGCAAGCCTTACACCTATCCCTTCATGGGTGATTTCCACGCTGAATCGAACCTGTTACGATCGGCTTTTCTTTAAAAATCCGTTGAAGATCCGATAAAAGGTTGGGGCATGTTAGGGGGTTAAGGGTAACGTTACCGGTATGCCTTTCCTCGCTGATTCATACGCGGCTAGCGTGATTTCGACGCCCTGTCTTCCATCAAACCCAGTGGCCTTCGGTTTTTTATCTCTCAGGATACATTCAACAAACCCTTTCACCATCTCCTTATCGGCGTCGCATCCCCAGTAATGCCATTCCAGTCGATCGTTGGGCGGATTGGCTTCGATGACGTTCACGTTTTGTCTGAACGCGTCGATTTGAATCAAACCTTCTGTTCCAAGGATTTCCATCGCCATGTGTCCCCATGTGTAGAACCCCTTCGGCCTTGACCAACTTCCATCGATTGTTCCGAAGGATCCATTTTTGAAGGTGACGAACGTTAAAGCATTATCCTCAACCTTAACGTCTCCATGGATGTTTTTCCCGATTTCCGTGTATACAGTCTTGGCTTCGCTTCGAGTATACCATCGCATCAAGTCGGCTAAGTGAACGGTATGGTCCATGACGCTTCCGCCTCCGGAAAGGGCGGGTTCGATGAACCATCCGTAGACAAGCCACTTCAACTGGTTTGTGCCAGTCATAGCGACGATCCTCCCAATCTCACCTTTAGCGATCAAGTCTTTCACTAGGCTTGTGACGGCATGATACCTCATCACATAGGCTGTCTGCAACTTCACCCCCGCCTTCTCCGCGGCTTTAAGCATCGCGTCAGCGTCCTTTAAAGTGGTGGCTAGGGGTTTTTCGCAGAGCACGTGTTTTCCAGCTTCAGCGGCGTCGATCACCATCGCCGCATGTCTAACGTTTTCAGCCGTCACGATCACCGCGTCCACATCATCCCTGCTTAAAAGCTTCCGGTAATCTAGATAGAAGTCGACGGAGTACTGCTCAGCCACCTTTCTTCCGCGGGCTTCATCATCGTCGGCCACGGCGACTAGCTTGGCGTTCGGAAGTTCGACGACGCATCTCGCGTAGCTATATCCGTGGAAGTGCGCGAAGCTGATAACCCCTATTCTAACTTCCTTCACGGCTCATCAACCCTCCAAGGGAATTTTCACCGGCTCACCCCTTTTCGAGGAAGCTTTGGCGGCCAACGCGATTTCCAGCGCCTTCCTCGCCTCCTCCCCACCGGTGAGAGGAGTCCTCCCCTTCAACACGCAGTCAGCGAAATGCCTTATCTCCCGGTAATATGGATCTATGGGAAAAGGCATCCCCTCCACCCATCTTTCCGTGTCAACCCCGTAGTGGGCAATTTTCCCCTTAGACATGACGGTTAACGGTACAGTGTCATGGTTGTTGAAGGAGACGAACCCCTTGGTGCCTGAAAGCTCTAAAGCGTACGTGAACGGGTATTCCTGTGGAACCGCCCAAGACGCTTCGATATGAGCGACACCCCCTCCTTGAAACCTCAATATCATGAGGGCATGGTCATCCATGTTAGCGTCTTTTCTCACAAACCTACCAACCTTCGCGTATACTCTGGCCACATCCTGGTTAAAACACCACCTCACGAAGTCAATGTCGTGGATCGCCAAGTCGACGGATACGCCCCCACTCCGCTTCTGCTCCTTAAACCAGCTCTTCACACCCCAACCGGGCAACGGACCGGCCCTCAAGGCTCTAGCGATCACAGGCTCACCAAGCACACCCTTATCCAGAAGCTCTTTCACCTTCATGTACTCGGAGAAAAACCTGATGCAATGGGCTACCATGAAGGTTACACCCGCCTTCTTAACCGCTCCAATGATCCTATCCGCGTCCCTTAAAGTCAAGGCGATGGGCTTCTCCAATAAAACGTTCTTCCCAGCCTTCGCCGACTCCACGGCGACCTGAGCATGGGTGTCCGTTGGGGTGCAGATGTCAACCACGTCGACATCCTTTCTCTCCAAAACATCCCGATAATCCCCGTATACCTTCATCTTAAATTTCTTAGCCTCCTTAGCGATCTGTTTCCCCCTAACGTCGGAAACAGCCACCAGCCTCGCCTCTGGCACCATGGACCACCCAGTGGCATGCGTGTGTCCCATGAAGCCGAAGCCGATGACCGCCACTCCGATCGAATTCTTCAAACTTCACCCTCACCTTCCATAGGGCTTTGTGAAATATGTTACACGATTTTATAGAAAAGGCTTTGGGTCTACCGGAGGGAAGAAGTTGTATCACTCCAATCAAGGTTCCAGAGCTGTAAATCCTCACGTTTTTCAACATGATTTTTGAACTAAGTAGTGAAAAATAGCGTTTCGGAGGTCAGGCTTACCGTATAGGCCTCTATCGAGCGTAAGCTAAATTTCGCTGCGTAGCGAGTTCAGATTTTTTCACATCGGTTTGGAGATGTAGCTGAACTGTAGCTTTGCGCTACACGTTCACTCTTATAAAAGGTTTAGACCTATTTTGCGTCTAGTGGAGTTGAAAAAGGATGCTGCGTTCAGGTGTGGAAATTCAAAATGTGGTGGCTTCCGTCTCCTTTGACCAGCAACTAGATTTGGAGACTATTTCCAAGACGTTGCCCACCGCCAAGTATAACCCTGAGGAGTTTCCAGGGGTGATTTATCACGCTCGAAAACCGAAGGCGTCGATGCTCATCTTCAGCTCGGGAAAAATCGTCTGCTCTGGAATGAAGTCTGAAAGGCAAGCGAAGAGGGCTGCGTCAAAAATCGTGTACGAGCTTAAAAACAACGGCATCGTACTTATCCGTGAACCATTCGTCGAGATTGAAAACATCGTAGCCTCAGCTGACCTCGGCGTTACACTCAGCTTAGAGGACCTGGCGTACGCGCTGGAGGGAACTTTTTACGACCCCGAGCAGTTCCCTGGGCTCATATACAGGTTACGAGAGCCGAAAGCAACCTTCATAATTTTTACAACAGGAAAGGTTGTCTGCACCGGGGTAAGGAGGAAGAAGGACGCTTTAAAAGCCTTGGAAATGTTGAAAGCTTCTTTAAAGTCAAAGAATCTGCTCTTCGAGCCTTGAAGCGAAAAGTGAAAACCAAAACCAGATCCCATCATCCGGGTAGTAGAAGCCCAAAATAAACACATTTATTGGCGTTGGAGGCCTCCGACCGAGCATGAGCTCTACACCATTTTTTGAAGCTTTTTAAGTTAGAACGGTTGAAGAAAGCATTTAAGGCCAACAACCGTAAAATACTGCTTTCACCCAATGTTAGCTAGATTTAGCGACGGTGTTAGGATGATGCTTAGAATAGGCGAAGCAACGAGGCTGACCAGGGAGGTTGATATAAAGGTGAGAGTTAGGTTGAATGGCCAAGGAGACTTCAAGGGAGGAACTAAGGTGGAATTCCTAAACCACGCGTTGAAGACCCTCGCGATGCACTCGGGAATGGACCTCGAGGTTTCAGGTAAAGGAGATCTAACGCATCATCTGGTTGAGGATTTGGCGATGTGCCTGGGGGACGCTTTGTCCAAGGCGTTGGGCGACAGGGTGGGGTTGAAAAGGTTCGGCTGCGCTTATGTTCCAATGGACGACGCGTTGGCTAGGGCTGTAGTGGATCTAGGCGGACGACCATACTATGTCGCGGAGCTGGCCTTAACTCGATCATATGTTGAGGATTTAAAGCGCGAGGACCTAGAGCACTTTCTCAGAAGTCTCGCGGAGCGTTTAAAGGCGAGCCTACACCTTCATGTCCTATACGGTTTAAATGACCACCATAAGGCTGAGGCTTCCATCAAAGCGCTCGCCCTGGCATTGAAGGACGCTTGGAGCATCGCAGGAACCAAATCCCCCAGCGTGAAGGGAACTCTCACATGACCGTTTTCGCCATCTTAAACTACGGCGTAGGCAACCTAAGAAGCATAGCCAACGCCCTGGAAAAGGTGAGAGCAAAGCCAAGAATCACTTCGAATCCTGAAGATGTTATGCACAGCGACGCCCTTGTCCTTCCCGGCGTCGGCGCATTTAAAGGCGCCTTAAGAAAAGTGAGGGAGATGGAAACATGCTTAAGGGCCTTCATAGAATCTGAAAGGCCTGTTCTAGGAATCTGCTTAGGGCTACAACTACTACTAAAGCGAAGCTTTGAAGGGGGCCTCAACAGAGGATTGGAATTCATCTCCGGCGACGTAGTAAAGCTTCCCAACACTGTGAAGATCCCCCACATCGGATGGAACACGGTAAAAATACGAAGAACCGATGGAGTGCTAGAAGGGTTACGAGACGAATGCTACATGTACTTCGCACACTCCTATGTCGCGCAGTTGGAGGGTGAAGAAGCCGATGTGCTGCTCGCTACCACTGAGTATGGGGTTCGATTCCCATCTGTGGTTAAGAAACGTAACATTTACGCAACCCAGTTTCATCCCGAGAAAAGTGGGAGAAACGGGTTAAAGCTTCTGGAGAACGTTGTACGTTTGACGAGGACGTGAAACAAGTATGGAAATATATCCTGCCGTCGACCTGATGAACGGCCGTTGCGTCCGACTCGTGAAGGGGAGAAGAACCGCTAGAAAAACATATTATCGAAACCCGGTGGAAGCGGCTTCGAAGTTCGCGGAGTTAGGAGCTAGCAGACTTCACGTCGTAGACTTGGACGCGGCTATGGGCGTAGGTGAAAATGTGAGGGAAATGACGGAAATTATAAGGCAGGTTAACGTTAAAGTGCAGGTGGCTGGGGGGATCCGAAGCGTAGAGAAAGCCCAATCCCTTCTACAAATGGGTGCGTTCAGGGTAGTGTTTTCCACCGCGGCGGTTGAGAACCCAGGCCTATTGGAGGAAGCGGTCGCCATCCTTGGACCTGAGAAAATAGCCTTAGCCCTCGACCTCAAGAAAGGAGATGTAATGGTTCATGGATGGAGAAAACGAGCACTCCGAGGCCCCAAACAGTTAATCGACCAAGCCAACCGACTTTCATTGGGAGCGGTGATATTCACCTCCATATCGGTTGATGGAACATTACAAGGAGTTGATCTTCAAACAGCCCAGCGTGTAAGGAGTGTGGTGAAGAGACCCCTAATCGTTGCTGGGGGGATAAGTAGTGTGGCGGAGTTAAAGCGCCTCGAAGATTTAGGCGTGGATGGAGCCATCGTTGGGAAAGCCTTGTATGAAGGCGCCATAGACCTACGTAAGGCGATTTCAAAACTGCGGGATTGCTGAAAACCTTATAGGTGTGAAACGAATACTCGGTTAACCTTAGGGTAGTGAAGACTTGTTGACGAAGAGAATTATCCCATGCTTAGATGTAGACAAGGGTAAAGTGGTTAAAGGAGTTAGATTTAAGAACCTAAGGGTGGAAGGTGAACCAGCTCAGCTCGCAGCCGAGTATGACAGGCAGCAAGCTGACGAGCTAGTGTTTTTAGACATCACAGCATCCTACGAAGACCGAGCGATCCTCATAGACGCCGTCAAAAAAACGGCTGAAGCAATCTTCATACCCTTCACGGTTGGAGGAGGGGTTAGGGGTGTGCAAGACATGCTCAACATCCTCACCGCTGGAGCCGACAAGGTTTCAATCAACACGGCGGCCGTCAGATCCCCGAAAGTCGTCAGGGAGGCCTCCCAGCGATTTGGAAGTCAATGCGTCGTCGTAGCCGTCGACGCCAAAAGGAATTATGGCGCTTTAAAGGGTAGGGAGGTTGTGGAAACCCCTCAAGGCCCATGCTGGTGGGAGGTCTACATCGAAGGTGGAAGGACTCCTACAGGCCTCGACGCGTTGTCTTGGATGATGAAGGTCGAAAAGCTAGGCGCGGGGGAAATCCTGCTCACAAGCATGGACTGCGATGGAACAAGGTCTGGATATGACATAGAATTAACTAAAGCGGCGGTGGAGCGGTTAAACATCCCTGTCATAGCCAGCGGAGGCGCCGGCTCACCAGACCATATTTACAAGGTTTTAACGGAAGGAGGCGCGGACGCCGCCTTAGCAGCTTCAATATTCCACGAAGGAGAGTACACGGTCTTGGAGGTAAAACGGTTTCTAAGGGGTAGAGGGGTTCCGGTGAGGATTGAAGAGCCCGTTTAAGCTGGACAAGGCGGAGATCGAAAAGATTCTTAAGGAAATCGACTTCGAAAAGATGGGCGGTCTCCTCCCCGTGGTAACTCAGGAATACTCAACTCAACAGGTTTTGATGCAAGCATTCATGAACAGGGAAGCGTTAAAACTCACCTTGAAAACAGGCAAAGTCCATTATTGGAGCAGGAGCAGGGGGAAGCTTTGGCGGAAGGGCGAAACCTCTGGACACGAGCAGATCCTCATAGACGCAATTCTGGACTGTGACCAAGACGCGTTGCTCCTCAAGGTTAAACAGGTTGGGATATGTTGCCACACCGGGGCTGAAACCTGCTTCCATAACCCGATTAAAAGTTAAAACATTAACCATCAGATCATAGATGTGGATGAGAAGGGACTGGAAGACTTCAACTTGGCTGTAAGATTGTGATTTCCATTAGGGTTTATGTTGAGGCTGTGGGAGCTGGATTAGTTGTCTATTCTTGGCGCTTAAGATAGTCCTCCACTTTGGCTTCGATTATGGGTAAAAGTTGTTGCGGACTTACTCGCCCTCTGAGGTTTCTCATCACGAGCCCTAGGATCTTACCGGCTGAGGCCTTTCCCAGATTCTTGATGAGGTCGACGTTTTCCTTTAAAACCTGGTCAACCTGTTTCTCCAGCTCATCGGGTTCGATCATCTTTAGGTTAAGCGCGTTGATCGCGTCTGTAGGGTTTGAAGTGGGATGCGTGGCGAGCCATTCCAATATAGGTTCAACGGATTCCTTCGCAGTCACTCCTTTGTCGACCAGCTGGAACACTTCTAGGATGTATTCGTCGGGGAGTTGATTTACCGGAACGCCTTGCCTCTCCAAACTTTTCAAGATTTCAGTAAGGATAGTGGCCACATAGCTGGGCGCTACATGGGTTTTTGAAGCCACCTCCTCGAAAAGCGGCATGTAATCTGAGTCGAGTAACTGCTCCGACAGTTTCCTGTTCAAACCATACTTCTCCATCAACCTGGCGGTGACCATCTCAGGTTTTTCAGGCAAGGTGGCTTTTAAACTCTGAATCATCTCCTCTTCAATCACGATGGGAGGTATGTCTGTTTCAGGGTACATTCTTGCCGACCCCGGCCTCGGCCGCATGTACCGGGTTGCTCCATCTTCCTGAGCAGCCCTTGTTTCCTCAGGTACTCCGTTTAAGGCTTCCCTAGCCCTATCGACGACGGCGTGTATTGCGTCCACCGCCTTATGGGGCTGATCCGCCACCAAAACGGCAGCGTCCAATTCGTTTAAGGAAAGGTGCTGTTTTAGTAGCCGGGTTTCATCTTCTGAGATTCCGTATCCTGGTAATTCGTCGGTGTGGAATAACCCCCCTACGCCTCCGTAGAACATCGCCCTCCAGCTCATCTCGGTTCCTAACCTCACTCCAGGTATGAGCTCTCGGCCCAACAGTCCATGGAAACCAGGCAGCTTTACTGCTAAGACGACTCCGCCTTCCTGGAGGGCCTTGCTGAATACTTTGCACCTGGTTTCCTTAAATACCTCCGTCACGTTCACTGGTTCCCCCAGATCATCGGCTTTTATCCCCCTCTTCTTTAACTCCTCGGCGATGGCCAATAATGCCTGTTGTCTTTGGAATTCGAGGGACACCACCTTAGAGATCAAGTCGAGTCTTTGAACGCCTTTAATTTCAATCAAGGCGCCGCCTTTCACCGAGACGTTTAGGTCCTGTCGAATGGTGCCTAGCCCTCTCTGAACCCTTCCAGTGGCCTTCAGGACCCTGCCGACTCCATACGCGACTTTTTCAGCCTCTTCAGGGGTGTAGATCACAGGTCCTGTTGCCACCTCAATCAGGGGGATTCCCAGCCTATCGATCCGATAGTTTACCGTTAACCCCGATTCCCCTGTTTTTCTAGCCGCGTCCTCTTCGAGGCTGACGTGGAGTATTGGTATTTCCTTTTCAGCCAAGTTCAGCTTGCCGTTTAGGGCGATGGCGGCTGTTCGCTGGAAGCCGGTTGTATTTGACCCGTCGATCACTACCTTTCTCATGACGTGAACCTCTTCGACGGGCTTGGCTTCAAGCATTAGGGATATTATTAGGGCGGTTTCTAAGGCTTCTCTGTTCAACTGGTGAGGGGGCTCTTCATCGGCTTCGACAAGGCATGTGGACTCTTGTTCGGCTTCGTAGCAGATGACCCTGCCCCTTTGAAACTCGAAGAGGGCGGCTGGGTCTACCTCTCCCAACTCGCTTTGAGTCGGCCTCAAACGTCTCAGCAACCTCTTTTCAGGCTCCTTTAACGATAGCTTGGCTGGACAGTTGCAGAAGAGTTTATGGGATGTTTTCAACTGGCAGTGAAGCTCTAAACCCACCTTCAAACCCGTGTAGGAGCTCAACTTGAAAGCCTCCGGTTAAGGTTTACAGCCTTGAAACCACCGTGTCTCAGAGATCTCTCCGACGAGGTTTTTCGTCATAAGGTCTTTAGCCTCCTCTAGGCTGCGGGCTCGACCTAGAACCCACATCAACTTTACCAACGCAGTCTCAGGCAACATGTCTTCCAGCGGAATGACACCGATCTTAAGGAGGTCTCTGCCCGTGTAGTAGACGTTGAGGTTTACCCTACCCCATAGGCATTGAGAGGTCATGCCGACGAACACTCCCCGCTCCACGGCTTTTCGGATGGGTTCGTAGAGGGCTTTGCTTACATGGCCTAGGCCGCTTCCCTCCAATATGACGCCCCTCACCCCGGACTCGAGGATCGACTCTAAGATCTTCGGCTTCATGCCAGGGTAGAATTTTACTAAGCAAACGTTGTCATCCATATTCTCCTCCAGTTTAACGTCGCCACCGTTCCTTCGCTGGGGTAGATGCTTATCCAATATTTGGATCTCTCCTGTCAAGGTGTGGTATCGGGCAGCTAGGGAGGCGTTTATGGATTTAAAAGCATCCCTGGAGCTGGTGTGGCATTTCCGAACCTTTACCCCTTTATGGACTGCGATGTACTCGTCGGATGGGCTTTCATGCATGGCGACGTAGACTCCGGCGATGGGGGCTGAGAGCGAAATTTTCAAAGCGGCTATGAGGTTCGAGGGGGCGTCTGAGCTGGGCCTATCGGAGGATCGTTGTGAACCAACCAAGATGATGGGAATCGGTGGGTTTTGCAGAATGAAGCTCAGGGCAGCGGCCGTATACCCCATGGTGTCTGTGCCATGGCATATTACTACTCCTTGAGCACCTGAGTTAAGGGCCTCGGCGGTCGCCCTCGCCATTCCAGCCCAATGCTCCTTTGTGAGGTTTTCGCTGAACTCGCTGTAAAGGACCATCGTGTTAATGTTAGCCAGCTCTGAAAGCTCGGGATATATGCTGTAGAGGTCTTCCGCGTTTAAGGCGGGCTCCACCCCACCCGTTCGATAGTCGACTCGGCTGGCGATGGTTCCACCCGTGCTGATCACATAGGCATCTGGGAGGCCGGGCCTTGAAGGCGGCCTTGGAGGCCTCTTGAACGCGGGTTTAACGCCTTTCTCCAAAACCTTTACCGCCGCGCCTCGACTCACCCTTAAACCCACATTATAGCCGCTGCTCAGCTTCAAGACTATGTGATCTTCGTCGTCGTACTCGGATCTAGGCATTAGAAAACCTTTCATCGATTCACCATCCCTCGTCACCTCTATTAAGTCGCCGATTTGGGCTCCGGCTTCTTGAAGCAGCCTTAAAGCCGTCCCCCTATATCCCTCAAGAGCATTCAACAGTGATCCCTTACCATTAAGTAGAGTAGGCTTTTAATTTAATATTGGTTTTCGGTTAGCTTTTTCCCCATGTATGGGCCTGTTAACCTGTAGCCTAGCCTCCTGTAGTATGGTCTTACACCAACCCCACTGGTGACGAGGATCGTGCGGGCGTCGTAATCCATGTAGGCGATCTCCTCCGCCTTCCTCACCAAGGCGTTGCCGTAGCCTCTATGTTGACAGCTATCCTCAGACCTCTCCCCCAATGGTAAAGCGGTTCCCAGCACGTGGAGCTCCCGTATGAAGGCGGTTTCGCCGCATCTTACCTCAGGCCTCCAAGCCTCGGTTGAAGGCTTCCTCAACCTAAGGTAGGCCATCAACGTATCTGTGGATTGGTGGACAAGGGAGATGAAGGCCTCCTCCCCTCCGGAAGCCTCATATCTGACGGTGTCAAACTTAACATCGTTAAAGTCAATTCTCAAACCGTCTTTATGTATTCTATGCCCCATCTCCCGGCATCTGATGCATCGACAGGCGTAGCCTTTAGACTTCAATCTCTCTAACGCCAGCTCGCGAAGGTTACCTTTCTTCACGCCATCCACGATCATCCAAGCCGGAATGTCTCTCTGAACCCTCATCACCCGAATCCATGGAGGAATGAGCTTCTTCACCTCAACGATTAAGTTAATTGTCGTCTCAAGATCGTAGGGCTTGTATTCCCCCCTCCTCCACTGTTGGTATAGTTGGCTGTGCCTTAACACTAGGCATGGATATATTTTCAGCATGTCCGGGCGGAAGTCAGCGTTGAAAAGCAGTCGCTTAAAGGAGTCTAGATCCCTTTCAGGAGTCATTTGGGGTAGCCCGATCATCATGTGGGCTACAACCTTTAACCCCGCGTCTTTACATGTTTGAAACGCCTTCCTTACGTCGTCGACGGTGTGGCCTCGGGCCACAGCCTTGTACACGTCGTTGTAAAGGGCTTGAACGCCCAGCTCAACCCTTGTGACCCCAAGCTTCAGCATGAAGTCAACTTCTCTTCTGCCGCATCGATCAGGCCTCGTCTCAACGGTGATGCCTACATTCCTCACAGTTGAGTTTTCAGCAGTCTTCTTCGCCTCCTCTAAACTGGAGGAAGGCTTTCCTGTTAATGCGTCTAGGCATCTTCTGATAAACCATTCCTGATATTTATGTGAGAGCGCGGGGAAGGTACCGCCTTGAACGATGATCTCAACCTTGCTGGGCCTATGCCCGGCGTCTTTCAGCTGGCTCAACCGGCTGGAAACCTGGGTGTAAGGGTCGAATCGATGTTGAATACCCCTCATGGAGGATGGTTCATAACCCGTGTAGCTTTGAGGCACCCCTGGAAACGATGGACAGTATAGGCATCGCCCATGAGGACAGCTGTGAGGCTTAGACATGACCGCTATGACTTGAACACCGGATAGGCTTCTAACCTTCTTAAGAGCAAGTTTGGGGGCTAACTTCTTCCTGAGTGTTTCGGGCGCTTGGCTTAACAACTCGGGGTTGGAGGGGATATGGTGAAGAGAATATTTCCTCGCCACTTCAAGCTTGATCTTATTTAGGGCTTCGTCAGAAGTCTCAGGCTCGGCGGCGAGTCTCCTCAAAGCCTCCGTTAACGCGTCGTCGAAAACTCGAAACGGCTGCGCTAACTCTTTTAATCTCGCTTCGGCCGCCGGCACCTGAAACACCGCTTAAGTTAACCATCAAATTTACTGTTAAAAAAGATAACGTAAACGGTAAGAGTGAGCCAACAATCTCTATCGTCGTTCTTTAAGCTTTAAGCATATGGGGGGTGGACAGATTTAAACAAGACGCGAAATGTGGTTTTGTAGCTGTTTGCTTCTTCTAATTTAATCGTCCATTTATCGAATATATCGAACCCCGACATATACCCTTATAAATAAATTGACTGGATAAGAACTCAGAGGTTATCTTCTAAAAGAGATCCTCGCGCAAGGAAGAAGTGAGTTAAGTGAGAGAGAGAGAGAAAGAATAGGGGAAGGCGGCTTTAAGCCCACCCGCGCGCTCATTTCCATAATGCTCATAACGCTCTTTGCCATAACCCTAAGCGCCCCAGCGTTCAGCCAAGACAACCTAGTCACCCCCCACTTCACCTTAGAGAGGAATGGAGTAGAAGTTGATGCTATAACCGTGAACGTTTGCACGCAGTTCACCATCGAGGTTTGGGTCCGCGGCATTCCCAATGGGTGGTTCCTGACTGAGGTGTATTTTTTGGGGACAGCTAACCCAGATCAAGTTGACTTGATAAACGTCGACAGGAGCGACGCGGAAGGACGCGGATGGAACGTGCAAATTGAAACACCCACCGGCTACATAAAGTATGTGGCAACTTGCCCTCAAGCGCAGATAGGGTATACAGCGGATGCGGTGTGGTTAAAAGTTACTCTACATTGCAAAGCGACAGGGACCTCTGAGATTAAACTGACGGAGGGAAGCCTTACTTTTCAAATCATAGGGAATGGAGAGAAAAAAATTATATTTCCACCTGAGGCCCTACCTGTGGTGACGTTAACTCAACGTGTTCCTCCTCCGCCCCCGTTCACAACACCAGTCGGCGGCGTCATTATCCCAGTGAGCAAGCTCGTAGTCCTATCGCCCTACCTAGCCTTAGTCGGGTTGGCTTTAGCCTCTTCCACACTCTACGCCCGTAGAAAGAGACGTAAAAGTAAAGCTTAACCAAAACCCAACCATTTTTTTATCTTTTATTTTTTAATTCCCTACGTATATAGCCCGTGCTTTTGGCTCCGATCAAATCGGCTCAAAATTTGGGGGAAAGTCGCTCGGAAGGAGGAGGGCAACTTGGATGTGGAATTCCTCCAACTCGATGGATACTCAACCTAAAACGTCATTCATAAGCATCATTAACATCTGATTCGCTCTAATGTCTTCACGGGCCCACGCATGGAAAACCCACACGATGTAAGGGGACGATCTCTCATTCTCAGGCCTTACTTACACTGGGAGGTGAATGAAAGGGAAAGCTATTTATTAACGCCTTACGATTTTCAATTCGATG includes the following:
- a CDS encoding tRNA uridine(34) 5-carboxymethylaminomethyl modification radical SAM/GNAT enzyme Elp3 — translated: MPAAEARLKELAQPFRVFDDALTEALRRLAAEPETSDEALNKIKLEVARKYSLHHIPSNPELLSQAPETLRKKLAPKLALKKVRSLSGVQVIAVMSKPHSCPHGRCLYCPSFPGVPQSYTGYEPSSMRGIQHRFDPYTQVSSRLSQLKDAGHRPSKVEIIVQGGTFPALSHKYQEWFIRRCLDALTGKPSSSLEEAKKTAENSTVRNVGITVETRPDRCGRREVDFMLKLGVTRVELGVQALYNDVYKAVARGHTVDDVRKAFQTCKDAGLKVVAHMMIGLPQMTPERDLDSFKRLLFNADFRPDMLKIYPCLVLRHSQLYQQWRRGEYKPYDLETTINLIVEVKKLIPPWIRVMRVQRDIPAWMIVDGVKKGNLRELALERLKSKGYACRCIRCREMGHRIHKDGLRIDFNDVKFDTVRYEASGGEEAFISLVHQSTDTLMAYLRLRKPSTEAWRPEVRCGETAFIRELHVLGTALPLGERSEDSCQHRGYGNALVRKAEEIAYMDYDARTILVTSGVGVRPYYRRLGYRLTGPYMGKKLTENQY